ATTGTTCGGTTGATTCGGGTAATATCATATTTCAAAGAATCAAGCAACCACCAGGTTACAAGGTTAGAGGTATTGGAACCCCTCGACGAGAGTTGATTTCAATTTCAGGATTTCAACTGATTCAGGAAAAACAAAAGTAAATCATAATTTTTATGAAAGTAAAACATATTGTTTTAAATTTGAAAATTGCAACAATATTTTGGTGTCTTCCCCACGTGCGTGGGGGTGTTTCTCCATCGTCACGACTGTATATCGGCACGTGTAGGTCTTCCCCACGTGCGTGGGGGTGTTTCCAACTGCTCGTGTGGTGGGCGAATGCAAGTATG
The nucleotide sequence above comes from candidate division WOR-3 bacterium. Encoded proteins:
- the cas2e gene encoding type I-E CRISPR-associated endoribonuclease Cas2 encodes the protein MLVVLSNDLPLAVRGRMKLWFIEPRPNVFISGVKDSVADDVVKYLYKHCSVDSGNIIFQRIKQPPGYKVRGIGTPRRELISISGFQLIQEKQK